DNA sequence from the Lonchura striata isolate bLonStr1 chromosome 7, bLonStr1.mat, whole genome shotgun sequence genome:
ACTCTGATGGAGGGCATGgactgcagctccagagagTGCCAGGTCTCTGTGAGGATGGAGGAATGTAGAGGGCAGCCCATGCTCTGCTCTTGTTTGGCTCCCACCATGGGGTGGCTGGAGAGTAGAGGCAGCCAGCGTTCTGCCAGCCAGAAGCCACCCTGAACCTCCCTGCCTGGCACCTCAGCTGGTGTGAGCAGCTGGGGGCCACATCAGAGCTTGTGGtgaccagctgcccagggaaggtgAGGTGACAGGCAGGCAGGCACTGCACAGTAATCCTGTGAGGCCTGAAGGGCTGAGGTAGGGAGCTCAGGTGGGGTGCAGACAAATGGAGTCTCCCATGTTCAGTGTGAACATGGTACCCAGGAGAGTGTGGGTTAGGCATCAGAGCAAAGTGCAAGTGTTTCATGTGTATGGTTCACCCAGAACAAGAAGCTAGTTTGTGCTGGTGGCCTCCAGGTTTTACCTGAAGTAACGTCTattcctgctccaggctggtCTTAGTGACCTAGATGAGGTCACTAAGACTGAATTACAAGTGTCAGAGGGTAAACACCAGGTATTCAAAAACTGAGGTCTCAGCACGTGTtgacaaacacctcttccaATGCCTGCTGGACAGCTAGGACTCTGTGACCACAGCTAGAGACTGTGACTCCCAGAAGAGGCAGTCTCAGAAAACTCATCTATGCACAATGACTAAACCATGAGGAaaatttttcctctgaagataaCTTTTCCAATATCCCACAGCAGTAACCCTATTTCTCATGGtgcagaaaggcagaaaaaaacacCCTTGTGAGGAAGAAAAACCTGGGACATCCAGAGCATTGGCATATACAACACCATTCTCTGGAACTTGCCCAGCTTCTCCCAAAGGAAAGGCATCAACCAGTCACCCATGCACCACATCATGTTGTCACCACGCGGTGCTgcatttctcattaaaaaacaCCAGTGGCAAATTCACAGCTGTTACAGTTTAACTCTGTCAGTCTGATATTGGAGCTAAAATAAACATGGTTCCCAAACCTTTACCCTGTTTTTGACTTTGTCTCTGCTTCAGGTTTATTTTGGTCTCTTTATGTGTCCATTTTCACATTTGTAAAATGGGAAAATCATCCCACATCTGTTGTAGATAACTTTTCCCCGTTTTGAGAGTTTCATCTATATAATACGCTTTTGCTGGAAGTGGAGAGATGTTATCCTCAACAAatatggggggaaatggaggtCTGGATAGGCTAATATATTTGCCCAAGGTCCCATAACATGGTCAGTGGAAGAGCAGGGACTTCAACCTGAGGTGTCCCAGCTCAGAAACTAATGCCTCCTACCATTCTTTCTCCCTGGAGACTTTAGTGGTGTTGCACGGGAAGGGCAGAGTGGGCCCCGTTTcttctgttgcttttttttatgAGTGCGATGACGTGGtctaaattaaaagaaaaatacaaaaaaagacTGCCATAAATTATCCATATACAAAGGCCTCATTCACATTTATCTTATGGTCCCTTCACATCTTGCTGGCAGGGTGCAAATGTAACATCCTCTTTCATATAACCTTTGTCTGAGAGAAATGTGAGACAAGTAAAAATGTCCTGGTGGAAGAACATTTGCAAACTCTGAGGCCAGAACAGCCCTTTTACCCAAAATACCAAAGCTTCCTCAAATGCCTTCCAGAACTTCTCAGCCAGGAGCCTCACCATCCAAAAAGTTCCCCCTGAGGTACAGAGGAAGCAGAGGGGGAGCTGGATTTCTGGCTTCCCATCCAGCATTCCAGCTGACATCAGCAAGAACCAGTGGCTACTCTGAGGGGGTTTAAGGCATTTGGTGTCTTAAAACAAGGCTGTAAAAATAATCACCCACATTGTCCTCCTTTGTGTGGGGCCGTCACCCAGCACACGCTTGGTGGAATACTGGGAGGTTGTTCTGGCAACTTGTATTTCATCTGTTACTTACAAATTACATTAGAAATTAGGAAGAGCTGCCACACCAGGGTTTGGAAGGCAGAAGCAGGGCttggctgccagcacagccagcccatACACATAGAgagtttcttttcctttctcccagcTGGCTTAATGGAAAGATTTTTCCCATGCGACTTTGTTATCTTCTCCAAGTCCATCAAATCTCTCCTGCATGAATGCAGTAGCCACTGAGCTTAATGGACTCCGGCATCTTGAAGCGAGGGAAGCTCTGAAGTGGGACTATATTAACATGACAGTGGATGAATGTTGAATGATGTTGgccacagcagctgcacaaTGGTTTTTAAAGCCAGTTAAGGAATTTGGATTCCTGACAGCCTGAATGTTTTACTGATGTCTCATGTGTATATTACATGGAGATGTGATGAATATAAAGCAATAATAAATGCTAAGCAGAATTAGCGAGCAAAATTCCCTAGTAAAAAACATTTCTGGTTTCATATTTAACTGTATTGGACTACTATTTTAAGAACTTTTCCTTGCCCTTAGCTGAAGATTATAACACTGAAGATATTGAAGTTCTGGTAGTGATTAAGATGTCTTCACAGTTTGGATTCTACTTAAGCAATTACAAGAGCCCTTTCTAAAAAACGTATTGATTTTattccagaaaaataaattcccaTGTACAATTGGGTTTTCATAACATGAAACAATTAGCCATTTTATTGCTAGTGCATATAGGGTAATGTCACATTTCATACAATTTCAGTACAAgtgaaaaaatataatatatggCTGATTGAAACTGATAGCTACATTAACATTTATAGATCTATATAGATTCATTTTACAAGCTGTTAGTAGTTTAGAGGGATATCGGTGTTTTAAACTACCAACATTCATATGGCTCCAATTCAAATATATGAATTGTTTGATGCGCTATAAATATATTCCAAAGTACATTTCATTGAAGAAGTCAAAGCTGTGCACTAAAATATATCAAAAACATGCCTGTGAAAATGCTACAGAGCCCTGACTGTCTGTGGAGCATGAAAATGCCACTGGTGCTAGCATTACTTAGTTGGAAAATGAACACAATGCCATGATTACAGGATTAGGTGATGGAGATATATGCTTTCTGTCATCTTATTTCATAAAGCTGGGACCAAATTCTCTCCTGCTACTGAATGTAAACCAGGATCAATCCACCAAATTGGCAGAATTGCTTTTGTATCAGCATTTGGTAAACAAAACCCAGAATCTGGCTGAAGATCAGGCAGACTCACTGGTTTCAGTAGAGATGGTCTCAGATCTTCACTAGTGGTAATGAGATGTTCCAGCTGAGATGCTCCCCTAAGTCAGACAGGCACATAATCGTATTTGCCCAACCTTGCAGATTCCTAAAACGCCTCCTAAGTCTCAGGTTGGGGATGATAGCAAACAGAAACTTCAGCAGGTTTTCCCAGTTTGTAAAACCAAGTGGCTCAGGTCCCTAGGATATTCAGCACAGGCCACATCCTGCTCTTAGGTTCAGTCATGCCTAAACCCAAAGCCATTCTGGCAACATTAACCTGGGTTACCACTGCAGAGAATTTGTCCAGAGGACAAAAGGGCTGAGTGCTGGCAGCAAAGAAGGCACTGAGCATCAGATGAGATGGGAGGAGCTGTCAGGGCTGGAATCACATTGACTTAGTTAGCTggcttccttccttcttcctcctcacttTTGACCCCAGTGCAGTCCCCAAAAGGGACACTTGGAGGAATCTCTCTACTTCTGGCGGTATTTTGCCCCTTGCTTATTGTAAAACCACTGGGGgacaaagaattttttctttttttaactctgACCCTTTTTTGGCAGATGCATTTACAAAGGAAAATGGAGACTGTGCAGGTACCTGTGCCCTGCATCTGCCCTGGGGTCATACCTTCCCCAGTAATACTTTGTTTTTGCAAATGATTGGATTCCAGCCCTGCCTTCACCCTACAAATGTGGGAGGACAAGGTTCAGCAGGGTTACAGCACAGTTACTGTGGGGTGGGAATGTGATGGCAAGGGTGGCAGGGATACTGAGTGCACAGGTAGGCTAGCTGgccaaaatgctgctgctggatcaacctcagcccagggctctgggcaAGCAAGGGAATGCTTTGTACCATCATTTGGTTTGTACCATCTTTCAGTGCTGGAAGGCTGGAGCCCTCCCCTGTAGTTCAGCACAAAAACGTGCTCGGTGCTGCTCTTCTCAGCATAACATAGAATAGAGATGGGCTGAGTCCACCTCAAAGTAGACATGATCAACCATTTGCAAGGGGAATAAAAATAGATTTAGAAAATCTGAATTTGCCAAGTGTGGCTAGTTTTCCCCTGGTATTGTGGGAAAGAGTTATTCAAGGTAGCTCATCGTGCCTTGGCCAACATTAACAGCATTCCACACTGGGCAGCAGAGAAACAATTTTTAGCACCAAGAACCCCTAGGCCTCAGCTGCCTGTGCAAGCAGACACCCAGTGTAACATGGAGAAGGGGCTCCAAAGACACCGGAATGATATAGATTCTCAAGTAATCGTAGTTTGGCTGGGGAAGAAAGGgcattaaaggaaaaattttcCTTGGgagaacagcttttttttttgaagaggaTGAGTTCGAGACCCCAGAACATACTCATTAGCACAATTTTTGCCCCAAACCCTGGCAAAATTCTTAGTTTAACATCTAGGATATATTAGAAACCGTTGTTTTAATGCAAATTATGTCAACTCCAAACCCTTCTTTGAAACAATATCTGATTCCACAAGTACTTTGTCCACATGGTAAAAGCCAGCCCTTAATGTTCTACCCTTTAATAATTCAGGATGTTAGCTGTTAAGTCCATTTGTCTCTTGCCTTACTTGTTTAAAGCTTTCTCCAGGTATTCCTGGATCCACTTTAACTTGGGATCAATGCACACTTGCTTGCTGTTGCTCTTGAGCCTTGCACTGCCAAAAGAGAAAAGTCAGAGTGAGTCTGGTGTGCAAAGTTCCTCAGCCCGCACCCATCCCCCCCACTGTGCCTTATTTTCCTTGGGTGCCAGTGCTGCTTTTGGTTAACCCATGAAGAGGATGAGTTATTTCTCCCATCCTTGACCTCCCTCACCTATTATAAATATCTCTGCCTTGGAAACCATCTGTTTCCTTTGACAGGCTCATGTGGTCTCTACTGGGAATCATGTGAGAGTGGAACAGACACAAAATTTGAATCTAAGACTTCCAATTCATACCTGGACTGTGAATGAGTTCACtgccaacagaaaaaaaatcatttggaAATACTGACATGgtaaattaatgtaatttttgcAAGTAATTGATTAAGAACAGCTTTTGAATTCAACCCAAAACTGAAGATGCACATGTTTTGAGGACAGACACCTCATGGATGTTCTGAAAGAAAGGGTGTGGTCATGTTAGCTTTTTGTTTTATCCCGAGACTGAATTAACAGGTTGCAGGAAGGAAGACAACTGAAAGTACCATAGTGCCAGAGGCAAGTTTCGCCTCACGTTTTCACTCAGCATTGGAAACAAAGGCAGAAACCCCCTGAGGGGTTTCTCCTGGATGTCCGAACTGCACTTCCCAGAGCAAATTTATTAGCTGATTTGAATTCTATGTGAATTTGACACTTGGGCTCTCTGTGTTTCTCTCTTCATTCCGAAACAGGACAAATAGCTTTTCATCAACAGGTTTCACTCTCCAGGGATCTCAGGACCTTGAAAGAGCTGTTATCTCCCACATTCCCTGCAGCACCCTGCttctgccccagctgctccaaaattTCTCTCTTAAGAGCCTGCATGCCTTGGGAAAGTGCAGAGAACAGCAATTTTATAGAAGTGCCCATATGAATGAGTTCAGTACTCGTTTAAACATTTTCTGGATGAAAGCCATAATGTTCCTCCCTTCATAAAATGAAATCTGCAGAATATAAAACGATGGTGTAAGAAATAAGAGGTCAAAAAGGCTCCCTAGTCTGAAGTTATGCAACAACACAGTTGTAACATAAACACATCAAGGATCCATCCTGCAACCCCTGCGCCAGTACAGAGATGAATGGGCCTAATTCAGATTTCCCTTACAGCAGTGCCAAGCTGGAGCATTTCCAGTTAAGTGATACCAACAGTGTGTAAGAATGGATTTGCTGATGTTAGCAATGCCTGGGAATTCTTAAGCTGACCTCACAGGGTACAGAAGCAAAAGCACACGTAACCAGTCTCCAGCCACATTCAACACAATTCCTCTCACCTAATACTGAGACACTGATTTCTTCAGTCATTTATTTCTGAGCCTGTCAGCCCCTGTTCCATGTGCAAGGAAGAGACATGGGAAATTGTATGGAATGCTTAACCTGGACTAGTTTAGGCATCTACTTGCTAAAAATGCTCATTTCCCTGTACTGAAAAGTAAGGAATTTAATGTGGCGTTTGTAGAAATACACATTGACAGGAGTTCACTGGATTTGGAGAGATGATTTCCAATAGAGTGAAAGACAAAAGCCTGCTCTTAGGCTTTTTGTTCAAGTATAACTCCCCTTaactaaaaaggaaaatatacttctgaaaaaacaaacaaacaaaaacataacAACaacctaaaccaaaacaaaaaatcccaaacaataAACCCACAAAATACCTTCAAGCAGCTCTGTTTCACTTAGTTCTCTATTCTTGAAAATGgcagcttttaatttatttatgcCTTCGTtgtttaatgaaaaatgaatCAAGATGAGAAGTTAATGTGTTACTTTTGATTTATTTCATCTCCTGTTTTCATAAAGACCTAGTTTAAAGTCATATTTCAAGGGTATTTGGAGGGATGTATTAAGTACCTTACTTGTCAAAGTAACAAAAACAGAGTCAACAATAGGCTCATATGTTCTGTGTGTACCCCACACAAACACATTTGGGTCAGGAATGGGCAAGAATGTGAGATGtttctgtttctgcattttGTGCTCTTATTTATCTCTAATTATTATAATCCTATGTTAAGAGATAAATATATACTTTATCCCATCATAAATGTTGTCATTTTCTTGAAACTACTCCAGAAAATTCGAAATCAACTAAAAAGCCTTAGCACTGGGATTCTTATGACATCACTGACAGTCCCAGAGCACAAATCCATGCACTAGTGCATGCTTGCTGCCAAAATTGTAGGTAGAGATTGGAGTTAGTCACAGCTGGTTTTGCCATTTTTcataaaggaaattatttctcAACTGAGGCTTACATTTTTCTCACTGCCCTCTGCCAAATCCTAAGGCAGAAGCACATGATAAAACGTGTATGATATACACAGAGTGGTTTAAGACAGAAAAAACCCTATACTAATAAAAATTGGTTCATGAATGGATACACGCTTACATGCATTCCTGATCAATCTCGTGAAACCACATCAGTTTTCTGAGTGCAAAAGTTTTGGATGACAAAAATTGATTTTTACAGCATTTGAGTTGTAAGAGGAAGGGCTCAACATATGGGTCAAAGACAGAACCAATAATGGGATCACTGCACAGAAACCAAACCCAGTCCCTGACACCCTCTTATAGAGGTTAACAGAAGTTGAGAGTAATAAGGTTCCCTTTCAATGAAAATATGAATGCTGGGttgtctaatttttttttttagaaggaTTTCAATTTTGAGAAGGGGTCAGCCATGAAGAAGTGAACAAAAAAGACCTTCCTAAACCATACACACACAAATCTacaaagacaaacaaacaagcaaaatctCAGTGTTTCCTGAAAATTAGGGTTGCTTTTCCAGCAAAAATAAAGAGGCTATTTTCCATTGGGAGACCATTTTTCTATTCTGCTTCAGTTTACTGAGTCAGTAAATGCCTGGCAAGCATCCCTAGATGAAGCCATCACATTTCTAAGCTCTGTACCTCCTGCAGAGGACACATTAAACACAGCAATTCCTTTTGCTTGTTTAGCTCCACTCCATGGACAAGTGACCCATTAGAAGACTCAGACGTTTTTGAAGTTTTTACCCCAAGGTGTAAAGCTTCACATCCAAGGCAATGGACAGCCTGTCTGACATTCCTGCTCACATACCCACGGGGGATCAGGACACGGGATCACACAGTGATAGGAACATCACAGAGAACACAGCTGGGAAACAGCAGCTGGGCTCCTTTACGTGGGGTGAAGCAGGGTCCAGATGTCTCTGACACAGGGGTGAAGAGATGAATTGGGAGTCATGGCACGAGGCAGACTGAAATTCAACTACCAGAGCAGGCACCAGCTCTGCGACCCTTCTTTTTGACACCCCAGATTTGCACCCAGTGGAAAAGAGCGAGAGACTTACACGATCTGAAGTGAGCAGTTGGGTGTGGAGAGGATTTTGAGGTGTTTAATATTGGCTCTTGCCACGTTGCTCTCGTAGAATCGACAGGGACATCGGTAAGTCAGGCTGACGGGTTTCTCTGCGGGACAAAGGGAGGGAAAGGACACGTTACCTCTTGCAGCACAGATACACCGGTCAGGGCTCGCAGCAGCAGGGCTCACAGGAAAAACGCCTCCAAATATgcaggtggggaaaaaaaagcagccgAAAAGCTGTAGCTTTGGGAGAGCATTTGCCCACAGCTCAGAGCACAATTCATTCAGCTCAGTGACCAGTCTTTCAACAAGGGTGCGCGGGATTTTGGAAgacaaagaagagggagagaaaatggaGATAAGTAAAATTGAAGAGATTAGAATAAGGAGCCGCGCCATTGTACAGGGATGCTCCCCGTAATTAGACAAGATAAAGGCCAAAAGAGGAGGCACTTGTCCTCGGTGTTGTTCTACTCAAACGATTTTGACCCGAGGCCAAATTAGAAGGTAGCCAGAAGAAAGAGATGAATTCCAGGGAGTTCAGATCAAAACGGCTCGGCTCAGGTGCAGGCTTTTCACAGGGGACTTAGTGGCTACGGCAAAGCTCTGGTTTTGCAGGCGTTCCCAGGGCCCAGCTGACCTTTCCCCACCGCAGCCAGCCCCGAGTCCCAGCAGAGGTACCCGCACAAGGTGCGGCTCCGAGATGCCAGATCCCAGCGGTTTCACATAAAACGCTCGGAGTCTTTTGAATTTCTAGCCTGCGGCTAAATAGGGCAATCGAGGAGACAGTTATCAGCCAGGGCGTCCTCAATACACTATTCGGGGGCCACCAGACTGGATGAGAGATCTGTCACTAGCATCACTAGGGACAGAATTAAGTTTAACCTCTTAGGCTAAAAATCTGCCATGTATATGCATGCAGGACTGAGAAAAGCAGCCTGGCTACCTGGTTTCTCTATATGGGACAACTTAATTACTAGCAATCAACCTAAGTAAGGTCTTCATCCAGACTGTAAGTTTGAGAGCTCCATGCACAATAAAACACAAGCACAGAAGCCTTGTCTGAAAGTCTAAGAGATGCCTAAGATTTTAAAGAATTTCTCAATGGAGCGGCTTCCAGCCTCTGGGAGGTATTAAATTCATACACCTAACCCTTAAAATCTGGCTCAAGCTGTAGATGGTCAGATCTATATCTGGCAGGGCTTGAGATCCCATATGGCAATCTGCCATCCTGTTTGTTTAGCCACACAGGAATACTTACAGCATCGAAACCCAGTTCCCTTTCAAGGCAAATGGGGAGATAAAGAGCCGGGAAGGGCTTGGAATTCCTAAACAGCTGTCTAGGAAGGTGAGAAAAGAGACAGGTTTTCAAGTGCAGCTGATCTACATATATTGCACATTTATCGATGCCTGTCTCTAGCACACATAACCACAGACAGCAGGGTGAAACTGGCCCGTCCTGAGGAGGGAGCCTCCTTATTTTTTCTGGTGTCTCTACCAAAAGATGAGGCAGAATTAGATCCCACAAGAGAGGAATTAGTAGGAATAGAGCTTCTCCTGATGCACACCTGAATTTGGACTATAAATTGAAACAAATGTATGACTTTTCTATCAGTTTTCTGCCATTCCAAACAGTGGTTCCATCTATAAGTTAATAATCTGcaaggggaggaggaaggagggctACAGAGTGAGCCTCAAGAACATGGATTGGACTGGCTAGTGCTAATGTGCAAAGGAGTGAGGAAGGCACTAGGATTTCCCACTGCAAATCTGTGCCTGATAGCTACACATCTGTGAATTTGTATTGGAAAGGGGGGCTGATACTGAATAcagtcacacagctctcagtaCAGCTGCAGTGATAGTGTCTCTGCAAGCTTGTCCCAGCCAAGTTTAAGCCAGCTTTAACTTAAACAACGTGCAAGAGATGAACTGTTCAGATGCATGATTTGATAAAGCAATCCTGTCCTCTCCCAGACTCGAAGTGGGATTTTCAATCCCATACCATTTGAAATCAGGAGCAGAGAAAGTTTAACCATGACTAAACACATCTGTAAGTCCCAAGGTTGTTTCCTGCCCAAGAAAAGGCATCTAGCACAGCAAGGAACATGAAGTGGAATGATGAACACCCTCCCAGCACAAGAATACCTTCGGTATTTTTTGTGTGCCTTTCTTGATGGTCAGGAGCAGGCACTGAGCACCAGGGATTGGCACCCACTGTCAGTTCTCTGTATCCCCAACAGGGAACCAGtgactcctgctgctgctccttgtcTGGCCGTGCTATCAACAAGGCTCAAAATTTGTGCATGTGGCATCTTCAACACATGAACACCTATCTTCCAAAAgtaggagagggaaggggccgttTGGAGGCTGTAATTTAGGAAGAGGACATTTCTGGTCTTAATCTGAGGCTGACAAACATTCCTTATCTCTTCAAAATTTGAAAGATATTGTTGCATGTACATTAGAGCTGATTAATTAATCTACCAATTTGTACTCTGAGTTCTCTGACATCTACCAAACACAGCACAAGCTGAGGCCATTCTCTCAGTACAGCAAATTAGTATAATCTGTTAATTGCCTTATTACATGAAAACATACAACTGATGGCACACAAAGCTTTTGAGACCTTTATCTGTCTGGCACATTTGGTTCAAATGGATGAATAGAGTCAAAAGTTACAGAATAGCCAGATGCTAGTTTGACATCTCAATGTTATTCCTTCAACCTAATTTTACTTAGACAAAACGAGAACATCTCTTTTGGCCGCAACTGGAAGTTTGTGgtttggaatttttaaaaaaataaacagttttatCGTTTTCCAACTCAAACTGAGTTTTTTTGGCTCTGAGCACCTACTTTTGCTGACAAATTCTCTCTAGAGACAAAGCACACACAAAGTGGCCACTTGTCAGTGCTGGACAATGCCTATTTCATCCCACAGGGATCTGCTGCTCTTTACCCACACTGAGACTGGACAGCAAGGGAAGAAGTCAGTGCCAGTTCTGCTGCAAAGTTATCAGTAACATGCTGCGTGGACTAGGAAGCTCTGGATGCTTGAATAGAGAGGGAAGCTATATCCAGTAAAGCAGGCTGGATACAAACAGACAAAACATTCGAGGAAATCATTTTACTTATGTTCAGCCTAGGGTACATTTGTCATTATCAGGAGATGTTTGATACTTTTTAAAGTGTAGAACAGCTCCATTTCCCTGGAAAGCAAGGCTGGGATAGACAGACAGAGCTTTACCAGGTAACGAGGAAGAATTCAgagctcacctgctccccagCACAAGGCAGCCCTGCGAGCCCTCATCTGGATCAGGGCTGAGAGTACTTAATGACATGCAAAGTAGGCAAAACCCTCCACTCTTAACACCGAAAGACGGTGGGGTCACTTTCCTTACATTAGTTTCTCTCCAGTCCTTGTGGGCCATTTCCTTCCTCAGGTACCCAGGTCCCCACACGCTTATCccgctgccagcaaaggaaagCAGCCGCGCTGGGGGCGACCcgagctgcagctgggcagctctgccgCCCCCCAGCCCTGACCAAGGGCTGCCAGCGGGAGA
Encoded proteins:
- the CXCL12 gene encoding stromal cell-derived factor 1 isoform X2 → MDLRALALLAFALAVISLSEEKPVSLTYRCPCRFYESNVARANIKHLKILSTPNCSLQIVARLKSNSKQVCIDPKLKWIQEYLEKALNKRFKM
- the CXCL12 gene encoding stromal cell-derived factor 1 isoform X1, producing the protein MDLRALALLAFALAVISLSEEKPVSLTYRCPCRFYESNVARANIKHLKILSTPNCSLQIVARLKSNSKQVCIDPKLKWIQEYLEKALNKPRHRTHKKKQQKKRGPLCPSRATPLKSPGRKNGGSRCKRQAL